From a single Nematostella vectensis chromosome 3, jaNemVect1.1, whole genome shotgun sequence genomic region:
- the LOC5511243 gene encoding short-chain collagen C4: MNSLSIVLELLALFVSMYIGGLINAEGVRDPQFVQRNDPTIRQLLHVMHKLRSRVDQLAMNQATLPSHRAPPGECNIRIGKDGKDGKDGIDGRDGRPGPPGRHGFPGQRGMPGGTGPPGPPGEPGQPGTPGFVFSAPKEASEGPPGPEGPPGPPGVVSGGAVYVRWGRSTCPDGASLVYKGQAGNSHYTASGGGVSYLCLVNQPKYGRYSTKPQHGGYVYGTEYHVKGFNPFLAQGLTNQDVPCAVCHVMSRGSQLMVPGTYDCPEGWTREYHGYLMTSSHLHKHPTDYICVDVRPETTKGGEAGLMGSLLTTVGGRCGALPCAPYFEYRELTCAVCTK, from the exons ATGAATTCGCTATCTATCGTTTTGGAGCTGCTTGCGCTCTTCGTGTCTATGTATATCGGAGGGTTGATAAATGCAGAGGGCGTTAGGGATCCTCAATTCGTCCAGCGTAACGACCCGACAATTCGTCAGCTTCTCCATGTTATGCACAAGTTGCGATCAAG GGTGGATCAACTTGCGATGAATCAGGCAACACTACCAAGTCATAGAG CCCCGCCAGGCGAGTGCAACATCCGAATTGGCAAAGACGGTAAAGATGGAAAAGACGGCATTGATGGAAGAGATGGCCGTCCAGGGCCACCCGGTCGTCATGGCTTTCCGGGGCAGAGAGGCATGCCGGGAGGTACCGGACCACCGGGACCACCAG GTGAGCCGGGGCAGCCAGGAACGCCCGGGTTTGTATTTTCAGCGCCCAAGGAAGCATCAGAAGGACCCCCTGGCCCAGAAGGACCACCCGGGCCTCCAGGTGTGGTGTCAGGGGGGGCAGTGTATGTTCGCTGGGGGAGGAGTACGTGTCCAGATGGAGCGTCACTCGTTTATAAAG GACAAGCTGGTAACAGCCATTATACCGCATCGGGAGGCGGAGTCTCTTACCTCTGTCTTGTTAATCAACCAAAATACGGCCGCTACAGTACCAAACCCCAGCATGGAGGGTACGTATACGGCACCGAGTATCACGTCAAAGGGTTCAATCCTTTCCTAGCCCAGGGTCTTACCAATCAGGACGTGCCTTGTGCCGTTTGTCACGTGATGTCACGTGGTTCCCAGCTTATGGTCCCAGGAACTTATGACTGTCCCGAGGGATGGACCCGCGAGTACCACGGgtatttgatgacgtcatcacactTACATAAGCACCCAACGGATTACATTTGCGTTGATGTGCGACCAGAGACTACTAAGGGGGGAGAGGCGGGGCTGATGGGTTCACTTTTAACGACTGTGGGAGGGAGGTGTGGGGCACTGCCATGCGCTCCCTATTTCGAGTACCGTGAACTGACTTGTGCGGTGTGCaccaaataa
- the LOC116617646 gene encoding N.vectensis toxin 7-like, whose amino-acid sequence MGRFVHCSKRQKSGHKNGLILIKDSKSPSRASEQPNLEKSEKLIDRPDHNKMGYLIKLAAICILLFVVSDGRAIEDDDIAMDFAADKRGAAYTCANKKTTGVFWFGSSCPWGWTSCKTETFGQCCFKK is encoded by the exons ATGGGACGATTTGTTCATTGTTCTAAACGACAAAAGAGTGGGCATAAAAACGGCTTGATCCTAATAAAGGACAGCAAATCTCCGTCACGTGCAAGTGAGCAACCCAACCTAGAGAAATCGGAAAAGCTTATCGATAGACCAG ATCATAACAAGATGGGTTATCTAATAAAGCTGGCTGCGATTTGCATTCTACTCTTCGTGGTCAGTGATG GTCGCGCCATTGAGGATGATGACATCGCCATGGATTTTGCTGCAGACAAGAGGGGAGCTGCGTACACttgtgcaaataaaaagacaacgGGAGTATTTTGGTTTGGAAGCTCCTGCCCTTGGGGATGGACCAGTTGCAAAACGGAGACTTTTGGCCaatgttgttttaaaaaataa
- the LOC5511242 gene encoding cleavage and polyadenylation specificity factor subunit 3: protein MAASVKRKADSVIPPEESDLLRITPLGSGQEVGRSCHILEFKGKKVMLDCGIHPGMTGVESLPFLDEIDTAEIDLLLVSHFHLDHCGSLPWLLEKTTFKGRVFMTHATKAIYRWLLSDYVKVSNIAAEDMLFTESDLEKSMDKIETLHFHQEKEVGGIKFWCYHAGHVLGACMFMLEIAGVKILYTGDFSRQEDRHLMAAEIPSISPDVLIIESTYGTHIHEKREEREARFTGTVHDIVNRGGRCLIPVFALGRAQELLLILDEYWQNHPELHDIPIYYASQLAKKCMSVFQTYVNAMNDKIKKQIAISNPFVFKHISNLKSIDQFDDIGPSVVMASPGMMQSGLSRELFEQWCTDRRNGVIIAGYCVEGTLAKNLMSEPEEVQTMSGQKIPRKCSVDYISFSAHTDFEQTSEFIRILKPPHIVLVHGEQNEMGRLKAALIREYEDKSEVSLVVHNPPNCQSVELYFRGEKMAKVMGQMAREKPEHGKPLSGILIKRGFNYHLIAPDDLQNYTELATSVLTQKQSVAFHGAFSVLKQCLENLAGRLDEVTIQGKSAVRVFGAITVMHEKSSVLIEWVANSVNDMYADAVLAVVLQVESNPTAAQAAANLKKIDVHTFTDKLMALLQATYGSKQVSLSALGDEITVEYDGNKALINLDTLDVECEDESLDHHVSCAVKRLHSAFTPIFS from the exons atggcggcgtcCGTAAAGCGAAAGGCTGACAGCGTTATTCCGCCAGAAGAGAGCGATTTGCTGCGCATTACACCTTT AGGTTCAGGTCAAGAAGTTGGAAGGTCATGTCACATCTTGGAATTCAAGGGAAAGAAAGTTATG CTGGATTGTGGCATCCACCCTGGTATGACTGGAGTCGAATCTCTACCCTTTCTGGACGAGATTGATACTGCAGAGATTGACCTTCTTCTTGTCAGTCA TTTTCATCTTGATCACTGTGGGTCCTTACCATGGCTTCTCGAAAAG ACAACCTTCAAAGGCAGAGTATTCATGACACATGCAACAAAAGCCATCTACCG aTGGTTATTATCAGATTATGTCAAAGTCAG CAATATTGCTGCAGAAGACATGTTATTCACTGAATCTGATTTGGAAAAGAGCATGGATAAGATTGAAACTCTGCATTTTCACCAG GAGAAAGAGGTTGGAGGTATCAAGTTTTGGTGTTACCATGCCGGCCATGTGCTGGGAGCATGCATGTTCATGCTGGAGATTGCAGGTGTTAAG atattatACACAGGGGATTTCTCAAGACAGGAAGATAGGCATTTAATGGCTGCTGAGATTCCATCAATCTCCCCTGACGTCCTCATTATT GAATCGACATATGGTACTCACATCCATGAAAAACGTGAAGAACGAGAAGCAAGATTCACAG GCACTGTCCATGATATTGTGAACAGAGGGGGTCGCTGTCTTATACCTGTCTTTGCCTTGGGTCGCGCTCAGGAATTACTTCTTATCTTAG ATGAATACTGGCAGAATCACCCAGAACTCCATGACATCCCAATATACTATGCATCACAGCTTGCCAAGAAATGCATGTCAG TCTTCCAGACTTATGTGAATGCCATGAATGACAAGATCAAAAAACAG ATTGCCATATCAAACCCATTTGTATTCAAGCACATCTCAAACCTAAAG AGCATAGATCAATTTGATGACATTGGCCCCTCTGTGGTCATGGCTAGTCCAGGAATGATGCAGAGTGGTTTGTCACGAGAGCTGTTTGAGCAGTGGTGCACCGACCGCCGCAACGGTGTGATTATTGCTGGTTACTGTGTAGAGGGGACGCTGGCAAAG AACCTTATGTCTGAACCTGAAGAAGTGCAGACAATGTCTGGACAGAAGATTCCTCGCAAGTGTTCAGTAG ATTACATATCATTTTCTGCCCACACTGATTTCGAACAGACGAGCGAGTTCATACGAATCCTGAAACCTCCTCATATT GTTCTCGTTCATGGGGAACAGAATGAGATGGGCCGCCTCAAAGCTGCCCTAATACGTGAATATGAGGACAAATCG GAGGTCAGTCTTGTCGTTCATAATCCTCCCAACTGCCAGAGCGTCGAGCTCTACTTCCGAGGAGAGAAAATGGCCAAG GTGATGGGTCAGATGGCTCGTGAGAAGCCAGAGCATGGCAAGCCTTTGTCAGGGATACTCATCAAGCGAGGCTTCAACTACCACCTCATTGCACCTGACGACTTACAGA ACTATACTGAGCTGGCTACTAGCGTGCTCACGCAG AAACAGTCGGTCGCTTTCCATGGTGCATTCTCTGTACTGAAGCAGTGTCTGGAGAACCTTGCTGGTCGACTTGACGAGGTCACTATACAAGGCAAGAGCGCGGTGCGAGTGTTTGGTGCGATCACGGTCATGCATGAAAAGAGTAGCGTCCTTATTGAG TGGGTGGCGAATTCTGTGAACGACATGTATGCCGACGCAGTTCTAGCTGTTGTGCTACAAGTGGAGTCTAACCCAACAGCTGCGCAAG CTGCTGCAAACTTGAAGAAGATCGATGTCCACACATTCACTGACAA ACTCATGGCACTGCTGCAAGCAACTTACGGATCAAAGCAAGTGTCTTTATCTGCCCTTGGAGATGAGATAACTGTTGAGTACGACGGGAACAAGGCCCTCATTAATCTGGACACCCTG GACGTCGAGTGTGAAGACGAGAGCCTGGATCATCACGTGAGCTGCGCAGTAAAGCGCCTTCACTCCGCCTTCACGCCCATCTTCAGCTGA